A single genomic interval of Sphingopyxis sp. CCNWLW2 harbors:
- a CDS encoding thermonuclease family protein: MVSGSSSLARLRWRRRFRSLLALLLLAGLAFVAWVWLPAPALTVPLVHVIDGDSLTVRQDDAPLTIRLTGIDAVEYRQDCARGTTRWPCGREARAALEKLAGRGPLHCEVAAKDRYDRTLAACRTAAFPDGIDLGAEMTRLGWAVATSDAYMVEEAEAQAKRRGIWQGDFVRPESWRATHERSTTPAAQPDA, translated from the coding sequence ATGGTTTCAGGCTCCTCCTCGCTCGCGCGGCTGCGCTGGCGGCGGCGCTTCCGGTCGCTGCTCGCGTTGCTGCTGCTCGCCGGGCTCGCCTTTGTGGCGTGGGTGTGGTTGCCGGCACCCGCGCTGACCGTGCCGCTCGTCCATGTGATCGACGGCGACAGCCTGACGGTACGCCAGGATGATGCGCCGCTGACGATACGCCTGACCGGCATCGACGCGGTCGAATATCGGCAGGACTGCGCGCGCGGCACAACGCGGTGGCCGTGCGGGCGCGAAGCACGCGCCGCGCTCGAAAAGCTCGCGGGCCGCGGCCCGCTCCATTGCGAGGTCGCGGCAAAGGATCGTTACGACCGCACCCTCGCCGCGTGCCGCACCGCCGCCTTCCCCGATGGCATCGACCTCGGTGCCGAAATGACGCGGCTCGGCTGGGCGGTGGCGACCAGCGACGCCTATATGGTCGAAGAAGCTGAGGCGCAGGCCAAACGGCGCGGAATCTGGCAAGGCGACTTCGTCCGCCCCGAAAGCTGGCGCGCGACGCACGAACGCTCCACCACCCCGGCGGCCCAGCCCGACGCCTAG
- the crcB gene encoding fluoride efflux transporter CrcB has translation MNSLFPVMIGGAIGAGARHLVGQAMLARFGPAFPWGTLSINIVGSLLMGLLVGWLVRSGGGDTARLFVGVGILGGFTTFSSFSMEYWMLFERGQNAQAAAYVLASVIGAIAACGLGLFIVRQVPA, from the coding sequence ATGAACAGCCTGTTTCCCGTTATGATCGGCGGCGCGATCGGCGCCGGCGCCCGCCATCTGGTCGGTCAGGCGATGCTCGCGCGGTTCGGCCCGGCCTTCCCGTGGGGGACGTTGTCGATCAATATCGTCGGCAGCCTCTTGATGGGCCTGCTCGTCGGCTGGCTCGTACGCAGCGGCGGCGGCGACACCGCGCGGCTGTTCGTCGGCGTCGGGATTCTCGGCGGCTTCACCACCTTTTCCTCTTTCAGCATGGAATATTGGATGCTTTTCGAACGCGGCCAAAATGCGCAGGCAGCCGCCTATGTCCTCGCGTCGGTAATCGGCGCGATCGCCGCCTGCGGGCTCGGCCTGTTCATCGTGCGGCAGGTGCCGGCATGA
- a CDS encoding RluA family pseudouridine synthase, with product MSEPKANLDGATIAEEDDGIRLDRWFKRHREGTPHALLARWARSGQLTLDGKKADVSDRIATGQKLVMPTPPVETAARPARKGRPLTDADIELATGMLIHRDASAIVLNKLPGLATQGGTKTEQHVDGLLDALKFDGPTRPKLVHRLDKDTSGALLIARTPKAAAYFAKSFSNRSAKKTYWAIVVGVPDIQQGEIDLPLAKQPGSGGEKMHVHDSGLASKTRYRVIERAGNSAAWVELQPLTGRTHQLRVHMAAIGHPIVGDGKYGGKGAFLTGTISRKMHLHSRRLRIDHPDGGAIDISAEVPEHFAASLDALGFDLLLGEVGIDDVAKGPPTKAAEKAAAKAHSKQIRKARRGERRGRTAESKPTDFVGKPKPKTKAKPGKPGKLAPGKPAGKKPSARKHPARPPKAS from the coding sequence ATGAGCGAGCCCAAGGCAAATCTCGACGGCGCCACCATCGCCGAGGAAGACGACGGCATCCGCCTCGACCGCTGGTTCAAGCGCCACCGCGAGGGCACGCCGCACGCGCTGCTCGCGCGCTGGGCGCGCTCGGGACAGCTGACGCTCGACGGCAAAAAGGCCGATGTGTCGGACCGCATCGCGACCGGGCAGAAACTCGTCATGCCGACCCCGCCCGTCGAAACCGCCGCGCGCCCGGCACGCAAGGGCCGTCCGCTGACCGACGCCGATATCGAACTCGCGACGGGAATGCTCATCCACCGCGATGCCAGCGCGATCGTGCTCAACAAGCTGCCGGGGCTCGCGACGCAGGGCGGCACCAAGACCGAACAGCATGTCGACGGGCTGCTCGACGCGCTGAAATTCGATGGGCCGACGCGGCCCAAGCTCGTCCACCGGCTCGACAAGGACACGTCGGGCGCGCTGCTCATCGCGCGGACGCCGAAGGCCGCGGCCTATTTCGCCAAAAGCTTTTCGAACCGCAGCGCGAAGAAGACCTATTGGGCGATCGTCGTCGGCGTGCCCGATATCCAGCAGGGCGAAATCGACCTGCCGCTCGCCAAGCAGCCGGGATCGGGCGGCGAGAAGATGCACGTCCACGACAGCGGCCTCGCGTCGAAGACGCGCTATCGTGTCATCGAGCGCGCGGGCAACAGCGCGGCGTGGGTCGAGCTGCAACCGCTGACCGGGCGCACGCACCAGCTGCGCGTCCATATGGCGGCGATCGGTCATCCGATCGTCGGCGACGGCAAATATGGCGGCAAGGGCGCCTTCCTGACCGGGACGATCAGCCGCAAGATGCACCTCCACAGCCGCCGCCTGCGCATCGACCACCCCGACGGCGGCGCGATCGACATCAGCGCCGAGGTGCCCGAGCATTTCGCGGCGAGCCTAGACGCGCTCGGCTTCGACCTGCTGCTCGGCGAGGTCGGGATCGACGATGTCGCCAAGGGTCCGCCGACGAAAGCAGCAGAGAAAGCGGCCGCCAAGGCGCACAGCAAGCAGATCCGCAAGGCGCGGCGCGGCGAGCGGCGCGGCCGCACGGCCGAGAGCAAGCCGACCGATTTCGTCGGCAAGCCGAAGCCCAAGACGAAAGCGAAACCGGGCAAGCCCGGCAAGCTGGCGCCCGGGAAACCCGCGGGCAAGAAGCCGAGCGCCAGGAAGCATCCGGCGCGCCCGCCCAAAGCGAGCTGA
- a CDS encoding FMN-binding negative transcriptional regulator, producing the protein MHPNSAFRPRQDDLAELLVREIGFAAIFASTPDGPRVAHAPVVLSDDRATLQFHLARGNALTRHLAGANALAVVQGPDAYVSASWYADADQVPTWNYVAIEMEGVARKLDDAELVAQLDTLSAAHEARVGANPPWTRGKMNPALFSKMTGAITGFEMRIAAWRPTIKLSQNKSAEERGRVIEGVEATGHGALAQLMRHLGGDKADA; encoded by the coding sequence ATGCACCCGAACTCCGCCTTCCGCCCGCGGCAGGACGATCTCGCCGAATTGCTCGTGCGCGAGATCGGCTTTGCCGCGATCTTTGCGAGCACCCCCGACGGGCCGCGCGTCGCGCATGCGCCGGTGGTGCTGAGCGACGATCGGGCGACGCTGCAATTCCACCTCGCGCGCGGCAACGCGCTCACCCGCCACCTGGCCGGCGCGAACGCGCTCGCCGTCGTGCAGGGCCCCGACGCCTATGTCAGCGCGAGCTGGTACGCCGACGCCGACCAGGTGCCGACGTGGAATTATGTCGCGATCGAGATGGAAGGCGTGGCGCGCAAACTCGACGATGCCGAACTGGTCGCACAGCTCGACACGCTGTCTGCGGCGCATGAAGCGCGTGTTGGCGCCAACCCGCCCTGGACACGGGGCAAGATGAACCCGGCGCTGTTCAGCAAGATGACCGGCGCCATCACCGGTTTCGAAATGCGCATCGCCGCGTGGCGCCCGACGATCAAGCTGTCGCAGAACAAGTCCGCCGAGGAGCGCGGGCGCGTGATCGAAGGCGTCGAGGCGACCGGTCATGGCGCGCTCGCGCAGTTGATGCGTCACCTTGGCGGCGATAAGGCGGACGCATGA
- a CDS encoding ATP12 family chaperone protein: MKRFWKEVAVALEDGGWGIALDGRPVRTPQRAPLAVASAALAEAIAAEWRDVGETIDPAAMPMTGLTNAAIDLATPDRAAFAAPIAAYAQSDVFCYRDARDAALQAEQAAAWNPLLAWAEARYGIEFTLTQGVLPVDQPAATVATLQDAVLAQDAWRITALTPLVTIGGSLVAGLALLEDAFDADALWEAVSLDELYQERRWGADSEAQKARATHKRDWDNAARFLTLL, from the coding sequence GTGAAGCGTTTCTGGAAAGAGGTCGCCGTCGCCCTCGAGGACGGCGGCTGGGGCATCGCGCTCGATGGCCGGCCGGTACGTACGCCGCAGCGCGCGCCGCTGGCTGTCGCAAGCGCCGCACTCGCCGAAGCGATCGCCGCCGAATGGCGCGATGTGGGCGAGACGATCGATCCCGCCGCCATGCCGATGACGGGCCTGACCAACGCCGCGATCGACCTGGCGACACCCGACCGCGCCGCCTTCGCCGCGCCGATCGCCGCTTATGCCCAGAGCGACGTCTTCTGCTATCGCGACGCGCGCGACGCCGCGCTGCAGGCCGAGCAGGCGGCGGCGTGGAACCCGCTGCTCGCCTGGGCCGAGGCACGCTATGGCATTGAATTTACCCTGACGCAGGGCGTGCTGCCGGTCGACCAACCCGCAGCAACGGTTGCGACGCTGCAGGACGCAGTGCTGGCGCAGGACGCATGGCGGATCACCGCGCTGACGCCGTTGGTGACGATCGGCGGATCGCTCGTCGCGGGCCTCGCCTTGCTCGAAGATGCGTTCGACGCCGACGCCTTGTGGGAAGCGGTCAGCCTCGACGAACTCTATCAGGAACGCCGCTGGGGCGCGGACAGCGAAGCGCAAAAAGCACGCGCCACCCACAAACGCGACTGGGACAATGCGGCACGGTTTCTGACGTTGCTCTAA
- a CDS encoding crotonase/enoyl-CoA hydratase family protein, translating into MKDRISITMLEGGIADVRLIRADKMNALDPAMWEALAEAIDQLKATTGLRVVVLSGEGRAFCAGLDLSSLSNDRDPGASSAGGTLSDRTKGIANNAQYAAWGWREIPVPVIAAVHGVAFGAGSQIMAAADIRIVHPDTRVAIMEMRWGLVPDVAGMALWRTQVADDVLREMIYTNREFNGSEAKLLGFATHVSDDPLAKAMELAEVIADKNPHAIRGAKRLCNMLADASDAQILQAESDEQVKVIRTPNQMEAVMAGMQKRKPNFAD; encoded by the coding sequence ATGAAGGACCGTATTTCGATCACCATGCTCGAAGGCGGGATCGCCGACGTCCGGCTGATCCGCGCCGACAAGATGAACGCACTCGACCCCGCGATGTGGGAGGCGCTCGCCGAAGCGATCGATCAGCTCAAGGCGACGACGGGCCTCCGCGTCGTCGTGCTGTCGGGCGAGGGACGGGCTTTCTGCGCCGGGCTCGACTTGTCGAGCCTCAGCAATGATCGCGATCCGGGCGCGAGCAGCGCTGGCGGCACCCTGTCCGACCGGACGAAGGGCATCGCGAACAACGCGCAATATGCCGCGTGGGGCTGGCGCGAGATTCCGGTGCCCGTGATTGCCGCGGTGCACGGTGTTGCCTTTGGCGCGGGCAGCCAGATCATGGCGGCGGCCGACATCCGCATCGTCCACCCCGACACGCGCGTCGCCATCATGGAAATGCGCTGGGGGCTTGTGCCCGATGTCGCCGGCATGGCGCTGTGGCGCACGCAGGTCGCCGACGATGTGCTGCGCGAGATGATCTACACCAACCGTGAATTCAACGGATCGGAGGCGAAGCTGCTCGGCTTTGCGACGCATGTGTCGGACGATCCGCTGGCGAAAGCGATGGAACTCGCCGAAGTGATCGCCGACAAGAATCCGCATGCGATCCGCGGCGCGAAGCGGCTCTGCAACATGCTCGCCGATGCGAGCGACGCTCAAATCCTGCAGGCCGAAAGCGACGAGCAGGTGAAGGTGATCCGCACGCCTAACCAGATGGAAGCGGTGATGGCGGGGATGCAGAAGCGGAAACCGAACTTCGCCGATTAA
- a CDS encoding DsbA family protein codes for MNPAVYAAREQADNRRLQHSWKVLQDWARLAGVPMNFPSQWHPAKSITAMRFCCALEEDQAALVRFARGAFTSYFDRQENLDDPAVLAAVADAEGLDGAALAVAAGSDAVKARLRANTDEVIARGGYGSPTIFVDGDDMYFGNDQLPLVEAALARTLP; via the coding sequence GTGAACCCCGCCGTCTATGCCGCGCGCGAGCAGGCCGACAACCGGCGGTTGCAGCATAGCTGGAAGGTGCTGCAGGACTGGGCGCGACTTGCGGGCGTCCCGATGAATTTCCCGTCGCAGTGGCACCCGGCGAAGAGCATCACCGCGATGCGGTTTTGCTGCGCCCTTGAGGAAGATCAGGCCGCGCTCGTCCGCTTCGCACGCGGCGCCTTCACGAGCTATTTCGACCGGCAGGAAAATCTCGACGACCCCGCCGTGCTCGCCGCGGTCGCCGATGCCGAAGGGCTGGATGGCGCCGCGCTGGCGGTCGCGGCGGGCAGCGATGCCGTCAAGGCCCGGCTGCGCGCGAATACCGATGAAGTCATCGCGCGCGGCGGCTATGGTTCGCCGACGATCTTCGTCGACGGCGACGACATGTATTTTGGAAACGACCAACTGCCGCTCGTCGAGGCAGCGCTTGCAAGGACTCTCCCATGA
- a CDS encoding acyl-CoA synthetase: MHPSVHASANPDKAAIIVAETGEAISYGELDAASNRAAQLFRSHGLGHEDVVAFMLDNTPHYYGLTWGAQRAGLRYVCISSRLTQDETDYILENSGAQILIVSASLASAAQQLTTGIKRFAMGGTIPGYESWEDAVAAMPATPVADERAGVDMLYSSGTTGRPKGVRVPLPEDPAIDAANSLVMLASAIFQINADSIYLSPAPLYHAAPLRWSMTIHRLGGTVVLMKKFDPETALAHIEKYRVNASQWVPTHFVRMLKLPDDVRTRYDTSSLKVAIHAAAPCPVPVKQAMIDWWGPVLFEYYAGSEGNGMTFISSADWLAHKGSVGRPILGAIHIMGEDNETELGANEEGAVFFESENVFEYHGDNEKTASSRNSKGWSTLGDVGKVDEGGFLYLTDRKSFMIISGGVNIYPQEIENHLVTHPKVADVAVVGGPHDEMGEEVIAVIQPADMADATDAFRAELLTYAREKLSGVKIPRRIDFMEALPRHDTGKLYKRLLRDQYWEKTKAEA; encoded by the coding sequence ATGCACCCCTCAGTCCACGCCAGCGCCAATCCCGACAAAGCCGCGATCATCGTCGCCGAGACGGGGGAAGCGATCAGCTATGGCGAACTCGACGCGGCCTCGAACCGCGCTGCGCAGCTCTTCCGCTCGCACGGGCTGGGGCATGAGGATGTCGTCGCTTTCATGCTCGACAACACGCCGCATTATTATGGGCTGACGTGGGGCGCGCAGCGCGCGGGGCTCCGCTATGTCTGCATCTCGTCGCGGCTGACGCAGGATGAGACCGACTATATCCTCGAAAATTCGGGCGCGCAGATTCTGATCGTGTCGGCTAGCCTTGCGAGCGCCGCGCAGCAGCTGACGACCGGCATCAAGCGCTTCGCGATGGGCGGAACGATCCCCGGCTATGAAAGCTGGGAGGATGCCGTCGCCGCGATGCCCGCGACGCCGGTGGCCGACGAGCGCGCCGGGGTCGACATGCTTTATTCGTCGGGCACCACCGGACGGCCCAAGGGGGTGCGCGTGCCGCTGCCCGAAGACCCCGCGATCGACGCGGCGAACAGCCTCGTCATGCTCGCCTCGGCGATATTCCAGATCAACGCCGACAGCATCTATCTCTCGCCCGCACCGCTTTATCACGCCGCGCCGCTGCGCTGGTCGATGACGATCCACCGCCTCGGCGGCACCGTCGTGCTGATGAAGAAATTCGATCCCGAGACGGCGCTGGCGCACATCGAAAAATATCGCGTGAACGCCAGCCAGTGGGTTCCGACACATTTCGTGCGCATGCTCAAGCTGCCGGACGACGTCCGCACGCGCTACGACACCTCGTCGCTCAAGGTCGCGATCCACGCCGCGGCGCCGTGCCCGGTGCCGGTGAAGCAGGCGATGATCGACTGGTGGGGGCCGGTCTTGTTCGAATATTATGCCGGGTCCGAAGGCAATGGCATGACCTTCATCTCCAGCGCCGACTGGCTGGCGCACAAGGGCAGCGTCGGCCGCCCGATCCTCGGCGCAATCCACATCATGGGCGAGGATAACGAAACCGAGCTTGGCGCAAACGAAGAAGGCGCGGTTTTCTTCGAAAGCGAAAATGTCTTCGAATATCATGGGGATAATGAAAAAACGGCGTCGAGCCGCAATTCGAAGGGCTGGTCGACCCTCGGCGATGTGGGCAAAGTTGATGAAGGTGGCTTCCTCTACCTCACCGATCGCAAGAGCTTTATGATCATCTCGGGCGGGGTGAACATCTATCCGCAGGAAATCGAGAACCATCTGGTCACCCACCCCAAGGTCGCCGACGTCGCGGTCGTCGGCGGCCCGCACGACGAAATGGGCGAGGAGGTGATCGCGGTCATCCAGCCCGCCGACATGGCCGACGCGACCGACGCCTTCCGGGCCGAGTTGCTGACCTATGCGCGCGAGAAATTGTCGGGCGTGAAAATCCCGCGCCGCATCGATTTCATGGAAGCGCTGCCGCGTCACGATACGGGCAAGCTCTACAAACGCCTGCTCCGCGACCAGTATTGGGAGAAAACGAAGGCGGAGGCTTGA
- a CDS encoding response regulator transcription factor: MASSDIAGQGDRKLLVAIYHPVGARADVLGAAIEAAGLAVQFLPPHVNGLRPWVDSCFSLLLINPFLDWQEPSEFVRLATSIAGRRPLIALSDRDTLDDRMVALGAGADDAVGWTDNLPEVLARVASLLRRSSIATGQLGEGELSIDLIDRRVERAGRLIRLPLREFDLLANLARVPDRPLSRGALLRAVWRLDFDPGTNRVEVHMSRLRAKVDRGFDWPMLRTVKGMGYALRSRPD, translated from the coding sequence ATGGCATCATCGGATATTGCCGGGCAAGGCGACCGGAAGTTGCTGGTCGCTATCTATCATCCCGTAGGTGCACGGGCCGATGTCCTCGGTGCGGCGATCGAGGCCGCGGGTTTGGCGGTGCAATTCCTGCCGCCGCATGTGAACGGGCTTCGCCCCTGGGTCGACAGCTGTTTCAGCCTGTTACTTATCAACCCCTTTCTCGACTGGCAGGAGCCGTCCGAGTTCGTCCGATTGGCTACGTCGATCGCCGGGCGCCGGCCGCTGATCGCCCTATCAGACCGCGACACCCTCGACGACCGGATGGTCGCGCTCGGCGCGGGGGCCGACGATGCCGTTGGCTGGACCGATAATCTCCCCGAAGTGCTCGCGCGGGTCGCCAGCCTGTTGCGCCGCAGCAGCATCGCCACCGGGCAGCTCGGCGAGGGCGAACTCAGCATCGACCTGATCGACCGGCGTGTCGAGCGTGCGGGCCGGCTCATCCGCCTGCCGCTCCGCGAATTCGACCTGCTCGCGAATCTTGCGCGCGTGCCAGACCGGCCGCTTTCGCGCGGCGCGCTGCTTCGCGCGGTGTGGCGGCTCGATTTCGATCCCGGCACCAACCGCGTCGAGGTGCATATGTCGCGGCTGCGCGCCAAGGTCGATCGGGGGTTCGACTGGCCGATGCTGCGCACGGTGAAGGGCATGGGCTACGCCTTGCGGTCGCGTCCGGATTAG
- a CDS encoding class I adenylate-forming enzyme family protein, with protein sequence MTCIEMLDGDFATLPDLVRAHAAERPDAVAAADALRRLSWSELDQLTDRIAARLQQDGFKKGDRTAIAGLNSVEQMAVILGTLRAGGVAGLVTNSATGEQMAAMIADTGARHLFLDNAAKTSLEGHVIAASDLIAMDGSDAGTPLDAWLSLAGARPAPVEILPEDGFNIIYSSGTTGTPKGIIHSHAMRWQHIIRGAPAYGPNAVTILSTPLYSNTTMASFMPTVGSGGQVVMMKKFDARGFLELAARERATNTMLVPVQYRRIMALEDFGDFDLSSFVVKYCTSAPFPAALKADVLRRWPGGLVEIYGMTEGGAAFILEAHQFPDKLHTVGKPAPGHIAKVIDEDGNELPQGSVGEVVGRSPAMMTGYNNRPDATKAMHWYDAEGNLFYRHGDIGRIDEDGFLTLMDRAKDMIISGGFNIFPSDLEAILIADERVVEAAVVGMPSEEWGETPVAFVVLKPGADAEAVRADCNAKVGKTQRLSAITVVEELPRSPIGKVLKRELRDAYAQ encoded by the coding sequence ATGACCTGTATCGAAATGCTTGACGGCGACTTCGCCACCCTGCCCGACCTTGTCCGTGCCCATGCCGCGGAGCGTCCCGATGCCGTAGCGGCTGCCGACGCGCTGCGGCGGCTGAGCTGGTCCGAACTGGATCAATTGACCGACCGAATCGCCGCGCGGTTACAGCAGGACGGATTCAAAAAAGGGGATCGCACCGCGATCGCCGGCCTCAACAGCGTCGAGCAGATGGCGGTGATCCTCGGCACGCTGCGCGCCGGCGGGGTCGCGGGGCTCGTCACCAACAGCGCGACGGGCGAGCAGATGGCGGCGATGATCGCCGACACCGGCGCGCGCCACCTGTTCCTCGATAATGCTGCGAAGACGAGCCTGGAAGGGCATGTCATCGCCGCGAGCGACCTGATCGCGATGGACGGCAGCGACGCGGGAACGCCGCTCGATGCCTGGCTGTCGCTCGCGGGCGCCAGGCCCGCGCCGGTCGAGATTCTGCCCGAGGACGGCTTCAACATCATCTATTCGTCGGGGACAACGGGCACGCCCAAGGGCATTATCCATAGCCACGCGATGCGCTGGCAGCATATCATCCGCGGTGCGCCCGCTTACGGCCCCAATGCCGTGACGATCCTGTCGACCCCGCTCTATTCCAACACGACGATGGCGAGCTTCATGCCGACCGTCGGATCGGGCGGACAAGTCGTGATGATGAAGAAATTCGACGCGCGCGGATTCCTCGAACTCGCGGCGCGCGAGCGCGCGACGAACACGATGCTGGTCCCCGTACAGTACCGCCGGATCATGGCGCTCGAGGATTTCGGCGACTTCGACCTCTCCAGCTTCGTCGTCAAATATTGCACTTCGGCGCCCTTCCCCGCGGCGCTGAAGGCCGATGTGCTCCGGCGCTGGCCCGGCGGGCTCGTCGAGATTTATGGCATGACCGAGGGCGGCGCGGCGTTCATCCTCGAGGCGCATCAATTCCCCGACAAATTGCACACCGTCGGCAAGCCCGCGCCGGGCCATATCGCAAAGGTGATCGACGAGGACGGCAACGAGCTGCCGCAAGGATCGGTCGGCGAGGTCGTCGGCCGTTCACCCGCGATGATGACGGGATATAACAACCGTCCCGACGCGACCAAGGCGATGCACTGGTACGATGCCGAGGGGAATCTCTTCTATCGCCACGGCGACATTGGCCGCATCGACGAGGACGGCTTCCTGACCTTGATGGACCGCGCCAAGGACATGATCATCTCGGGCGGCTTCAACATCTTCCCGAGCGATCTGGAGGCGATATTGATCGCCGACGAGCGCGTCGTCGAGGCCGCGGTGGTCGGCATGCCAAGCGAGGAATGGGGCGAGACGCCGGTGGCGTTCGTCGTGCTGAAACCCGGCGCCGATGCCGAGGCCGTGCGCGCCGACTGCAACGCCAAGGTCGGCAAGACGCAACGGCTGAGCGCGATTACGGTCGTGGAAGAGTTGCCACGCAGCCCGATCGGCAAGGTGCTGAAACGCGAACTTCGGGATGCGTATGCGCAGTAG
- a CDS encoding AAA family ATPase yields MTRHICLHGAESTGKSTLAPRLALQLGGLVVPEYGRTYAEANGTNLDEVDLLAIFDGHRAATRAALAQRPIWLISDTDPLMTQAWAIMLLGRRLPEIDLWDEVADLYLVPAMDLSWEEDGTRLFGSELARDQFMEVAIGELDRRRLKWAWVDGEGDARLQNALAAIAAAGLA; encoded by the coding sequence ATGACGCGGCATATCTGCCTCCACGGCGCCGAAAGCACCGGCAAATCGACGCTCGCGCCGCGCCTCGCGCTCCAGCTCGGCGGGCTCGTCGTCCCCGAATATGGCCGCACCTATGCCGAGGCAAACGGCACCAATCTCGACGAGGTCGACCTGCTCGCGATCTTCGACGGGCATCGCGCGGCGACGCGCGCAGCGCTCGCGCAGCGGCCCATATGGCTGATTTCGGACACCGATCCGCTGATGACGCAGGCGTGGGCGATCATGCTGCTCGGCCGCCGCCTGCCCGAGATCGACCTTTGGGACGAGGTCGCCGACCTCTATCTCGTCCCCGCGATGGACCTTTCGTGGGAAGAGGACGGCACGCGCCTGTTCGGCAGCGAACTCGCGCGCGATCAGTTCATGGAGGTCGCGATCGGCGAACTCGACCGGCGGCGGCTCAAATGGGCGTGGGTCGATGGCGAAGGCGACGCGCGGTTGCAGAATGCGCTGGCGGCGATAGCGGCTGCGGGTTTGGCCTGA
- the pnuC gene encoding nicotinamide riboside transporter PnuC, translating to MSYLEWIAAAFVLTNVALVALRSVWNYPFALVAVTLYAFVFFEAKLYSDMLLQGFFFALNLYGWAAWMRARDDSGVPVRWMTERARRGWALTTIAAWAGWSFAMDRYTDAVAPWIDGAIAILSITAQWLLARRRVESWFLWILVDLIAVPLFASRGLYATSAVYVVLLGLSIDGLLQWRRAAAAGRAAP from the coding sequence ATGAGCTATCTCGAGTGGATCGCCGCGGCGTTCGTGCTGACCAATGTCGCGCTCGTCGCGTTGCGCAGCGTATGGAACTATCCCTTCGCGCTCGTCGCGGTGACGCTCTACGCCTTCGTCTTTTTCGAAGCGAAACTTTACAGCGACATGCTGCTGCAGGGCTTTTTCTTCGCGCTCAACCTCTATGGCTGGGCGGCCTGGATGCGCGCGCGCGACGATAGCGGGGTGCCGGTGCGCTGGATGACCGAGCGGGCGCGGCGGGGCTGGGCGCTCACGACGATCGCCGCGTGGGCCGGGTGGAGCTTTGCGATGGACCGCTACACCGACGCGGTCGCGCCGTGGATCGACGGTGCGATCGCGATCCTCAGCATCACCGCGCAATGGCTGCTCGCGCGGCGCCGGGTCGAAAGCTGGTTCCTCTGGATCCTCGTCGACCTGATCGCGGTGCCGCTCTTCGCGTCGCGCGGGCTCTATGCGACCAGCGCGGTCTATGTCGTGCTGCTCGGCCTGTCGATCGACGGCCTGCTCCAGTGGCGGCGCGCGGCGGCGGCGGGCAGGGCGGCGCCATGA